The proteins below are encoded in one region of Mesotoga sp. Brook.08.105.5.1:
- a CDS encoding amino acid ABC transporter ATP-binding protein: MTERNVILKLSNLSKSFDGLSVLKNVSFDVKEGDVIAVLGSSGAGKTTLLRCINNLITPDEGEVFFKGRQVERTRQSIRSFRSKVGFVFQRFNLISHLRIVDNVALPLVKVNGMKWADARKAAEIQLRQVNLGEKLTSYPSQLSGGQQQRVGIARALVMNPDIVLLDEPTSALDPSLVGEVMRVIRRLSSEGRTMIIVTHETEFAKHIANRVIFLKDGEITADSCPKEFFESKSDDVTEFLTDLSAIV; the protein is encoded by the coding sequence ATGACAGAAAGAAACGTAATTTTGAAGCTCTCGAACCTCTCAAAATCATTCGATGGGCTGTCTGTCTTGAAAAACGTCTCGTTCGACGTCAAAGAAGGCGATGTGATAGCTGTCCTGGGTTCTTCTGGTGCGGGAAAGACGACCCTACTCCGATGCATTAACAACCTAATAACCCCCGATGAAGGCGAGGTCTTCTTTAAGGGGAGACAGGTAGAGAGAACGAGACAATCAATTAGATCTTTCAGATCAAAGGTTGGATTCGTATTTCAGAGGTTCAATCTGATTAGTCATTTGAGGATTGTCGATAACGTTGCTCTGCCTCTCGTGAAGGTCAACGGTATGAAGTGGGCAGATGCAAGAAAGGCCGCCGAAATTCAACTCAGGCAGGTGAATCTTGGCGAAAAACTTACAAGTTACCCTTCTCAGCTTTCCGGTGGACAGCAACAGCGAGTGGGGATAGCCAGAGCGCTCGTCATGAATCCCGACATTGTTCTCCTAGATGAACCCACATCGGCCCTAGACCCGTCTCTTGTAGGCGAAGTAATGAGAGTAATCAGAAGGCTCTCCTCAGAAGGGAGGACGATGATAATCGTCACCCATGAGACCGAATTTGCAAAGCATATAGCAAATCGCGTAATCTTTTTGAAGGACGGCGAGATAACTGCCGATTCTTGTCCGAAAGAATTCTTCGAGTCGAAATCAGACGATGTAACCGAGTTCTTGACAGACCTTTCGGCAATTGTATAG
- a CDS encoding amino acid ABC transporter permease, whose protein sequence is MTRAMSKIILGVIVAGMLWFSYSSVSAVYPFNWRSLARYYKLFIEGIVTTLQLSVIALALAVIVGIVVALARDSKVNLLRDAGTLYVWFFRNMPLLVVILLVYYGFGSAVNIDRFWAGVVSLSLFEGAYVGEIFRAGIAAVPSGEKEAGEAMGLYRSQIMFSIVFPQAFRISIPPLIGQLVTLIKDSSLVSVIALGDLTMRARQVGTQTLAVFEAYILLAACYLFMTSLISLVGRILERRLAIP, encoded by the coding sequence ATGACAAGAGCGATGTCGAAAATCATTCTGGGAGTAATAGTCGCAGGAATGCTCTGGTTCTCCTATTCATCAGTCTCAGCTGTGTATCCTTTTAACTGGAGATCGCTTGCCAGGTATTACAAACTCTTCATCGAAGGGATCGTCACTACTCTCCAGCTAAGCGTCATCGCTCTTGCTCTTGCAGTAATCGTGGGAATTGTGGTAGCACTTGCACGAGATTCAAAAGTCAATCTGCTGCGTGACGCGGGGACTCTCTATGTTTGGTTCTTTAGAAACATGCCGTTACTGGTGGTCATTCTTCTAGTCTACTACGGCTTCGGTTCTGCAGTTAACATCGATAGATTCTGGGCGGGAGTTGTCTCTCTTTCTTTATTTGAGGGAGCATACGTAGGCGAGATCTTTAGAGCGGGGATAGCCGCAGTTCCTTCTGGAGAGAAGGAAGCCGGAGAGGCCATGGGACTCTACAGAAGTCAGATAATGTTCTCTATAGTCTTTCCACAAGCCTTTAGAATCTCAATTCCCCCTCTAATCGGACAACTCGTAACGCTCATCAAGGACAGCTCGTTGGTGTCGGTCATAGCCCTTGGCGATCTCACGATGCGCGCCAGACAGGTGGGAACACAGACTTTGGCAGTGTTTGAAGCGTATATCTTACTTGCCGCCTGTTACCTGTTTATGACATCGCTGATCTCTCTGGTAGGAAGGATACTTGAAAGGAGGCTTGCCATTCCATGA
- a CDS encoding transporter substrate-binding domain-containing protein gives MKKFLVLAVLICMTMAFGSLIDDVRQRGVLRVGQDAGYMPLYGTNPDGERIGLEVEILERMAEILGVKLEFVVVNWDGIIPALMSNKFDIIWSAMTITPERALRVNFSDPYLTVGQIILYNTNRYTVPPTEEDLDNPDVKIAVQLGSTGAEAATRLLSNAQIFMFETIDEAAFQVASGRADAMIFDSIYARFMAKKYDQLDVTEELLTREDFGVAIANGDFETLQWLNTFIQWVKTTGTLEELENYWFVEYQPEF, from the coding sequence ATGAAGAAGTTCCTGGTACTTGCGGTTTTGATCTGTATGACAATGGCATTTGGAAGTCTGATCGACGACGTTAGGCAAAGAGGTGTTCTGAGAGTTGGGCAGGACGCAGGTTATATGCCCCTTTATGGAACCAATCCCGATGGCGAACGAATCGGTTTGGAAGTGGAGATCCTCGAGAGGATGGCCGAAATCCTTGGCGTGAAACTGGAATTCGTAGTTGTGAACTGGGATGGAATAATCCCTGCTCTGATGTCAAACAAATTCGACATAATCTGGTCTGCAATGACTATAACTCCGGAAAGGGCTCTGAGAGTGAACTTCTCTGATCCCTATCTGACAGTGGGTCAGATAATTCTCTACAACACAAACAGGTACACGGTTCCACCCACCGAGGAAGACCTGGACAATCCCGATGTCAAGATCGCTGTACAACTTGGTTCGACGGGCGCAGAAGCAGCAACCAGACTCCTCTCCAATGCCCAGATCTTCATGTTTGAGACGATCGACGAAGCTGCCTTCCAGGTCGCTTCCGGAAGGGCCGACGCAATGATCTTTGACTCCATTTATGCAAGATTTATGGCAAAGAAATACGATCAGCTCGATGTGACGGAAGAACTACTGACAAGAGAGGACTTTGGCGTAGCAATTGCAAACGGAGACTTTGAAACACTTCAGTGGTTGAACACCTTTATTCAGTGGGTAAAGACAACTGGAACACTGGAAGAGCTTGAAAACTACTGGTTCGTGGAATACCAGCCGGAGTTCTAA
- a CDS encoding deoxynucleoside kinase, producing MGKIIVLAGNVGAGKSTIASAIAEGLGFSIHYESVSDNPFLEDFYYDQKRWSYHLQTYFLFHRYCSLKQAEEKDNTVFDRSIYEDREIFARNLFETGKMSQREFAAYVTMFDSMIKYLKKPDLLVYIDADVDTILARIRRRGRQMETAVPIAYWEQLDRLYSQWIEEYDLSPVYKIDARSVDIVINPEKTERIIGEIKRIL from the coding sequence TTGGGCAAGATTATTGTTTTGGCCGGGAATGTTGGCGCGGGTAAGTCTACTATAGCGAGCGCTATTGCAGAAGGTCTTGGATTCAGTATTCACTACGAATCCGTTTCCGACAATCCCTTCCTCGAGGATTTCTATTACGATCAAAAGAGATGGTCATATCATCTCCAAACATACTTTCTATTTCACAGGTACTGTTCTCTGAAACAGGCTGAAGAGAAAGACAACACCGTCTTCGATCGTTCGATATATGAAGACAGAGAGATTTTTGCTCGCAACCTTTTTGAGACCGGGAAGATGTCTCAAAGGGAATTCGCAGCTTATGTGACAATGTTCGATTCAATGATAAAGTACTTGAAGAAGCCTGACTTGCTGGTCTATATCGATGCGGACGTCGATACGATTCTTGCCAGGATAAGGCGGAGAGGAAGACAGATGGAGACTGCAGTTCCAATAGCTTACTGGGAGCAGCTCGACAGGTTGTACTCGCAATGGATTGAAGAATACGACCTTTCTCCGGTCTACAAGATAGATGCCAGATCTGTTGATATCGTCATTAATCCAGAGAAGACAGAGAGAATCATAGGCGAAATAAAGAGAATCCTGTAG